A stretch of Lathyrus oleraceus cultivar Zhongwan6 chromosome 6, CAAS_Psat_ZW6_1.0, whole genome shotgun sequence DNA encodes these proteins:
- the LOC127096501 gene encoding uncharacterized protein LOC127096501 produces the protein MYQNSGKGTEKVNEPTNDGKEDERGKAKDKEPPYVPPPPYKPLIPYPQRLGKSKNEGQFKKFMEILKQLNISIPFTEAITQIPSYSKFLKEILSNKKKLKDNKTVMLTAECSAIIQNNMCPKLKDPCSFSIPCVIRKFIIDKAICDLGANISLIPLSTCEKLNLGELRPIKMSLQLADRSVKFSIGMLENVPVRIGQFYIPTNFIIMDIKEDSHIPIILGRPFIATAGAIIDVKKGKLTFDVGEEKVEFLLAKFLQAPVIDKSCCFLDVINDCVKEMEKEPSKYTEVLKIPTPSIFEDDN, from the coding sequence ATGTATCAAAATTCTGGTAAGGGAACTGAAAAGGTAAACGAACCAACCAATGATGGAAAAGAAGACGAAAGAGGAAAGGCAAAAGATAAAGAACCACCTTATGTGCCTCCGCCACCATACAAACCACTTATCCCTTATCCCCAAAGACTTGGGAAGTCCAAAAATGAAGGACAATTCAAGAAATTCATGGAAATTCTAAAGCAACTTAATATCTCTATACCATTCACAGAAGCCATTACGCAAATTCCATCATATTCTAAATTCCTTAAAGAGATCCTATCCAACAAGAAAAAGCTTAAGGATAACAAAACCGTTATGCTTACTGCCGAGTGTAGCGCTATTATTCAAAACAACATGTGTCCTAAATTGAAAGACCCGTGTAGCTTTTCCATACCATGTGTAATCAGAAAGTTTATCATAGACAAAGCTATATGCGATTTAGGAGCCAATATTAGTCTAATTCCCTTATCCACATGCGAAAAACTCAATCTAGGAGAATTAAGACCAATAAAGATGTCTCTACAACTAGCTGACCGTTCTGTTAAATTTTCCATAGGTATGCTAGAGAACGTTCCCGTTCGTATAGGACAATTTTATATTCCTACAAACTTTATAATAATGGATATAAAGGAGGACTCCCACATCCCTATTATTTTAGGAAGACCCTTTATAGCCACAGCCGGAGCCATCATAGATGTGAAGAAAGGTAAGCTCACATTCGATGTTGGAGAAGAAAAAGTTGAATTTCTCTTAGCTAAATTCCTACAAGCACCAGTTATAGACAAATCATGTTGTTTCTTAGACGTCATTAACGATTGTGTGAAAGAAATGGAGAAGGAACCATCTAAGTATACTGAAGTATTGAAGATTCCAACACCTTCTATATTCGAAGACGATAATTAA